Proteins encoded in a region of the Perca fluviatilis chromosome 6, GENO_Pfluv_1.0, whole genome shotgun sequence genome:
- the LOC120561091 gene encoding uncharacterized protein LOC120561091 — MSVQFSGWEVVDDGASFPGVELQPSQKPQNRGVYTMYHGTSVASARIIIANGFKPSSSGMLGRGVYVSRDIKKAAHYPLNSNITDRMVFKLHVRVGRVKRIDKDNHPMQYTWSAHGYDTAWVPPQCGLKAVRSGLEEDCVFDPKRVKVVGIAKAPNATIQKELQQLISKTSSRPGSGGDAAADVCSLCKRKTQKGAPHIKQKCWECGQKICILMSKHFCPAKPQVGGGVIWTLKGELLVLNSIPCKDKMSLPFFGWEVTYDDDSPRVELEASQTPKDSGVYTMFHGTSVANARLIIANGFQKSPGGMLGKGVYVTRDKKKAERYPLKNDPSTRVVLELRVRVGRVKRIDIDNHPMQYTWSTQGYDTAWVPPNCGMKAVPSGLEEDCVFDPKRVKVTSIAKAPDTVLSELQQLLANSLRNPDDAGDSGAVDVCSLCKRKTQQASPHIKQPCWGCGQNICTLMTKHVCRASF; from the exons ATGTCAGTGCAGTTCTCTGGCTGGGAGGTGGTCGACGATGGTGCTTCTTTTCCTGGCGTGGAGCTGCAGCCGTCCCAGAAACCCCAAAACCGGGGTGTCTACACTATGTACCATGGGACTAGCGTTGCCAGCGCACGGATCATCATTGCCAATGGCTTTAAACCGTCATCAAGTGGCATGCTGGGAAGGGGAGTGTATGTCAGTCGTGATATAAAAAAGGCGGCACATTATCCATTAAACAGTAACATAACAGACCGCATGGTCTTCAAGTTACACGTGCGTGTCGGCCGTGTAAAGCGCATTGACAAGGACAACCATCCTATGCAGTACACCTGGAGCGCGCACGGCTACGACACTGCCTGGGTGCCCCCCCAGTGTGGCCTCAAAGCTGTGCGCAGTGGCCTGGAGGAGGATTGTGTGTTTGATCCTAAAAGAGTGAAGGTGGTAGGCATAGCAAAGGCACCAAACGCCACTATACAGAAGGAACTTCAACAGCTTATATCAAAAACCTCCAGCAGACCTGGATCGGGAGGTGACGCTGCTGCAGATGTGTGTTCACTGTGTAAGAGGAAGACCCAGAAGGGGGCTCCACACATCAAACAAAAGTGCTGGGAGTGTGGGCAAAAGATCTGCATTCTCATGTCCAAGCATTTCTGTCCAGCCAAACCC caggttggaggtggagtaatttggacgctgaaaggag agctgctggtcCTGAACAGCATCCCTTGTAAAGACAAGATGTCGCTGCCTTTCTTTGGCTGGGAGGTGACCTATGATGATGACTCTCCTCGTGTGGAGCTGGAGGCGTCTCAGACGCCCAAAGACAGCGGTGTCTACACCATGTTTCATGGCACCAGCGTTGCCAACGCACGGCTCATCATTGCCAATGGCTTTCAGAAGTCACCAGGTGGCATGCTGGGTAAGGGCGTGTATGTCACCCGTGATAAGAAAAAGGCGGAGCGTTATCCATTGAAAAATGACCCTTCGACCCGCGTGGTCCTTGAGTTACGGGTGCGCGTGGGCCGTGTCAAGCGCATTGACATTGACAACCATCCTATGCAGTACACCTGGAGCACGCAGGGATATGATACTGCCTGGGTGCCCCCCAATTGTGGCATGAAAGCCGTGCCCAGCGGCCTTGAGGAAGATTGTGTGTTTGATCCCAAAAGAGTGAAGGTAACAAGCATTGCAAAGGCACCAGACACTGTACTGTCAGAGCTTCAGCAGCTTCTAGCTAACAGTCTAAGGAATCCTGACGATGCAGGAGATAGCGGTGCTGTGGATGTGTGTTCACTGTGTAAGAGAAAGACCCAGCAGGCCTCTCCACACATCAAGCAACCGTGTTGGGGCTGTGGGCAAAACATCTGCACTCTCATGACCAAGCATGTCTGCCGAGCCAGCTTCTGA